The DNA sequence CCCGCAAGCTGCACGGGGCGCTGTCGGGCGGGGAAAAGGCGATCGCGCTCCACCTGCCCCTGTTCGCCGCCGTCGCCGCGCACTACCAGGCCGCGCCGCAAGCGCCCCGCGTCATTCTGCTCGACGAGGTGTTCGTCGGGGTCGACGCCACCAACCGAGGGCAGGTGTTCGGGCTGCTGTCAGCGCTCGACCTCGACCTCATGCTGACGTCGGACCACGAGTGGTGCGTCTACTCGGAACTGAGCGGCATCGGCATCCACCAGCTGATCACCGGCGCCGACGGCGACGACGCCGTGACCACGGCGAGGTTCACCTGGGACGGCCATGAGCTGCGCACGCCTGAGCCATCCCTCAACGCTTGAGCACCGCGAGACCGTCGGCCACCACGACGCCGTCGTGGAGGACCGTGCGGTCCTTGCCTCGGTCCATCACCGCGCTTGTCGGGGTTTCGCCGTCCACCAGGACCAGGTCCGCGCGGTCGCCCGCCGCCAGGCCTGGGCGGTCTTCGAGACCCGCCAAGCGCGGGACGTCGTGACTCATGATCGACGCGCCGCCCATGGTGGCGACCGCCAAGGCCAGCTCCACATGCGCGTCTTGGCGGAAGCCGCGGGTGAAGGCCAGCTGCCACGTGCGGTCCAGCAGGTCGCAGTTGCCGTACGGGCTCCAGTAATCGCGTTGGCCGTCCTCCCCCAGGCCGATGCGGACGCCCGAGGAAACCAGGTCCAGCAGGGACAGCTGGCCGGCGGCCGAGGGCGCGACTGTGGTCATTGCGATGTCCAGTGAAGCGAAGTCGTCGATGACCCGGCGGCTGACCGACTCGGAGATCGAGCCCAGGTCGTACGCGTGGGACATCGTCACCTTGCCTCGCATGTCCAGCGCCCGGACGCGCTCGATGACCAGGTCGGTCGAGAACAGGCCCAGGTGGCCCGGCTCGTGCAGGTGGATGTCGATCTCCGCCTGGTGCTTCTCCGCCAGGGCGAACACCGCGTCCAGGTGTCCTTTCGGGTCGCGGTCCAAGGTGCATGGGTCGATGCCGCCGATGACCGTTGCTCCTGAGCGCATTGCCGCGTCCAGGAGGTCCAGCGTGCCCGGCTCGCGGAGGATGCCCGCCTGGGCGAACGCCATCACCTGGACCTCGGCCTGGGCGGCGAACTTCTCGCGCGCGGCCAGGACCGCGTCCAGCTTCTCCAGGCGGCAGTCGACGTCCACTTGCGCGTAGCTGCGGACTCGCGTTGTGCCGTGCGCGATCATCCGCTCGAGAGTGCCGGCCACTCGCTCCGGTAGCGGGACCTCCGCCGAGCGCCAGTTGTCGCGGTCGTTCGTCATCATCGCGACCACTCCCGGGCCGCCCGTGTGCGGGCGGAACGGGAGGCCGATGCGCGTCGAGTCCAGGTGGACGTGGACGTCGCTGAACGACGGGAACAGCAGGCGGCCGCGGCCCTCGACCGAAGCCGGAACCCCGGGAGCGTGCGGGCGGATCGCCGCGATTTGGTCGCCGCGAAGCTCCACGTCGCTGCGGGGGCCGCCCCAGGGGCGGACGTCACTGATCAACACCGTCGACACGTTACTTGCCCAGCGCGTCCACGCCGGCCTGCGCGAACGACTCGTCCTGCGTCCCGGACGGCGCGCCGGCGACGCCGACCGCCGCGATCGGGGTCGAGCCCGCGGTCACCGGGACCGCGCCGGCCAGGAACAGGGTGCCCTCGATGTCCTTCAACGTCGGGGTCTGCTGCAGGCGGCCTGCCAGCTCGGACGTCTTCGCGTTCCACGAGACCGCCGTGAACGCCTTCTGCTGCGCCGAGCTGTAGGACTGCGGGCCCGCGCCGTCGCCGCGCAGGGTCAGGACCGTGTTGCCGTCGCGGTCCACCACCGCGACCGACACGTGCTGGCCGGCCTTGGTGGCGGCGTTCAGCGCGGCCTGACCGGCCTTCTGCGCGGCGGCGATCGACAGGTGTGACGTCTGGACGAGGCCCGTGGCGGGCGCCGCGGACGCCGACACCGCGCCGACGGTCGCGGCGCTGACCATCGCCAAGCCGGCGGCGGCGATGCGGGTGCGGGTGCGGGTGCGGGTCGAGATCATGGTGCGCTCCTCGGAGTCGTGCGGTTCGATGACTCCAGCTTCAGCCCGCCACCAGGCCGGTGCGGTCGACGCATCGGCCGACCACCGGGTCAGCCGATCGGCTGATGCGCGGGCACCGGGCCCGGTCGACGCTGAGAGCGGAGGGGAGCGAACATGACAACGGCCGATTCCGACGCGCGGTGGCTCGCCGCCGTCATGCACTCGGCGTTCTTCCTGCTGGTGCTCGCTTCCGCGGTCCGGTTCCTGACGCGCCACGAGGGCACCTCACTGGCGCCGTGGGTGATCGCGCTGACCGCGGCCCTCGTCGTCGCCTACGGCGTGGGGATGCGCAAGCCCGGCCTGGTCTGGCTGTTCGTCGTCCTCGCGTTCTGGGTGGTGCTGGTGGTGCTCGCCCCGAGCTTCGCCTGGTCGGCGATCCCGCTGTTCGTCACCGGTCTGCGCACGCTGCCGACCGGGCCGGCGCTCGCCGTGGTCACCGTGGTCACCGCGCTGGTGGTCGTTTCGCAGAACCGGCTGGCCGACGGCTTCGACCCGAACCTGACCATCGTGCCGATCGCCGTCGCCGTGGTCACCGCGGCGGTGATCACCTTCATGCGGCGGCAGACCGAGCGGCTGCGCGAGTCCGAGCGGCGCGCCGGGGTGCTGGCCGAGCGGCACCGGGTGTCCCGCGAAATCCACGACGCGCTCGCCCAGGGCCTGTCCAGCCAGGCGATGCTGCTGCAGGCCGCCGACCAGGCGTGGGCCCGGCCCGACCTGGCGCGCGAGCACCTGCGTTCCGCCCTGCGCGTCGGCACCGGCAACCTGTCGGAAGCGCGCCGGCTCGTGCAGGACCTCGCCCCCGCCGATCTCGCCGACGCCTCGCTCGAAGAAGCGCTCCACGCCGTGGCCGGCCGGCAGACGCGGGCCGGGCTGCCCGCCGAAGTGCGCGTCGACGGCACCGGGCGGCCGCTGCCCGAACGCGTCCAGTCCGCGTTGGTCCGCATCGCCCAGGGCGCGCTGGCCAACGCGCTCGAGCACGCGGGGGCCGGCCGCGCCGTGGTCACCCTGACCTACCTCGACGACCAGGTCGTGCTCGACGTCGCCGACGACGGCCGGGGGTTCCACAGGACAGAAGCCGACCCGGGTGAACGTGGCCACGGCCTGCCGGCCATGCGGGCCCGGGCGCGGCAGCTCGGCGGCCGCCTGACCGTCGAATCCGCCCCGGGCCAGGGCACCGTCATTTCGGCCGCGATCCCGTTGGAGACTGCCCCATGAGTATTCGCGTGCTGGTGTGCGACGACCACGCCGTCGTGCGCGCCGGGCTGCGCGCCCTGCTGTCGGGCGCGGACGGCATCGAGGTCGTCGCGGAGACGGCGAGCGGGGAGGAAGCCGTCGCGACGGCGGCCACCGTGCGCCCGGACGTCGTCCTGATGGATCTGCAGCTCGGCGCCGGCATCGACGGGATCGAGGCGACGCGGCGGATCCACGCCGGTCCGGACGCGCCCCGGGTCCTGGTCCTGACGACCTACGACACCGACGCGGACATCACCCGCGCCATCGCCGCGGGCGCCACCGGGTACCTGCTGAAAGCCGGGTCCGCCACCGAGTTGTACGCCGCGATCGACGCGGCCTCGGCCGGGCGCACCGCGGTGTCCCCGCCGGTCGCCGACCGGATGATGGCGCAGCTGCGCACCCCGCGGCCTTCCCTCACCGATCGCGAGCGGGACATCCTGCGCCAGCTCGCGCAGGGGCTGGGCAACCGCGAGATCGCCCGCGCGCTGTTCATCAGCGAAGCGACGGTCAAGACCCACCTGAGCCGGATCTACGGCAAGCTCGGCGTCGACACCCGGGCCGGCGCCGTCGCCGTGGCCAAGGAACAACGGCTGCTGGACTGAGCGCTCACGGCGCGTCCCCCCATCGGGCGCCGTAGGCCAGCCCCGGAGTCAGCCCCCGGAACCGCAGGTGGACCTCCCCCGCCGAATCGACCGCGAGGCGGCGACCGCCGCACGCCGGGTCCGCGACGTCTCGCTGGAACGCGCCGTCCAGGGCGCGGACCTCGCGGGGGTGCTCCAGTCCGAACCGGACGCGCAGGTCGAACGAGTCGCACACGTGCCGCGGCACGCACACCATCCACGGCTGCAGCGCCGCCGCCGACGGCAGCCGGAACAGGGCCGCGACCTCCCACGACTCGCCCCGGGACAACGGCTTCGGCAGCTCCAGCCCGTAACCCCAGCGGTCGCTCGCCTCCATCCCGCGGTCCACCAGCGTCCCGCCGTACAGCACCGTCACCGACAGGTCCTCACGACCGGCGGGCAGCGAGACGGCCAGGTCCAGCGAACGCAAGCCGCTCTGATCGGCGACGATCCGGCGTTGCTCCAGGATCTCCGGCCGCGGCTGGTCCAGGACCATCGCCACCCGGAGCTCGGCCGTGTGCCAGCGGCTCTTCTCCGACGGCGCCGGGCCGCGGCGCCCGCCGGTGGCCAGCTCCGCCAGGAGGTCGATCGCCTCGTCCACGCGACGGCGGACCGTCCGCGGGTCGCGGTCGACGCGGGTCGCGGCCCATTTCACCCGGTCCTGGTACAGCGGCTGGCGGGCCTCCGCGGAGATCGCGAAGGCCGCCAACGCCGCCAGGCGCAGGTCCTCCGGCAGGTGCTCGGCCAGTTCGGACAGCCGGGCGGCCACCTTGGTGCGGATCACCACGAGGCCGTCGTCGGCGGTCACGTCGCAGGCCGACCTCAGCACCGGGCCCACCCGCTCCTCGATCCGGCCCTGCAGGCCACGGCCCTTGCGCAGCACCTTCAGCTCGTGGACCAGCTCGGAACGCTCCACAGTGGTCTCCTTCAGTGCGTTTCCATGGCGTCTCCTTTTCTGGACAGAGTGGGACCGGCCGGTGGACGGGAAGTGGACAGAACGTGCATCACCGAGGCGATCAACGCCGTGCCCACGCGGACGCCGTCGCGGCCGAGGTACGTGCGGAAGGTGCCGATCCGGCCGAGCGCGTCCTCGTCCGCGTCGCCGACGCCGAACGCGACCACGCGCGGGCGCCGTTCCCAGGCCGGGTCGGTGAGCTCGGCGAACGCCGCGGGCCAGGTCACCGGATCCGTCGGCTGGCCGTCGGACAGGAAGAAGACGACCGGCCGGTGGACCTGGAGGCGGTGCTTCTCCAGCCCGCCGACGTCCCCGTCGATGACCTCTCGCAGGAACCTGAACGCCGGCCCGAAGTTGGTGCCGGCACACGCGCGCGGCGCGGGCAGCTCGGCGAGCTCGTCCATCGGGAGCAGCGACTGCACGACGTGCGGCGTCTCCCCGAAGCCGACGACGCTGCAGAGGATCCGGCCGGTGACCGACGCGTCGGCGTGCACCGCGCCGCGGAACTCCCGCAGGCCGCTGTTCAGCTCGTCGATGTGGTCGGCCATCGAGAGCGAAACATCGCAAGCGACGTAACACGGCAACACGTCGGACCCCATACCGGTTTCTCCTTCACACCCCTGATCGACCGGCGGAGTCTGGCAAGGGCGTGTGTATCGAACGTGGAGGAAATGCGGATTTTCGAAACCCTTTCGGCCGATTGCGCGATGTCATTTGCGGACAGCAAGCTGGCGCCGGGGAGGCCGCGTGGAGTTTCGGATGCTCGGCCCGCTGGAGGCGTGGCACGACGGCGTCCCGGTGCAGCTGGGTGACCAGCAGCAGCGGTTCGTCCTCGTCGTGCTGCTCCTGAACGCGAACAAGCCGGTGACGCCCGCCCGGCTCGCGGAGGTCGTCTGGGCCGGCCGGGAAGCCAAGCCCACCATGGTGCGCAGCTACATCAAGCGGCTGCGCGACGTCGTCCAGGACGCCGGCGACGTCGGCATCGAGACGACCCCGACCGGCTACCTGCTGCGGATCGGCGACGACCAGCTGGACACCATCCGGTTCGCCCGGCTGCGCGACCAGGCCACGGACGTCCGCGCCGAAGACCCGCGCCGCGCGATCACCCTGCTGCGCGCCGCCCTCGACCTGTGGCGGGGGAAGTTCCTCGAGGACATCGACATCGACCGGGTCGGCGGCGCCGACGTGATCTCGCCGGACGAGAGCTACCCCGACGCCGTCGGCGACCTGGCCGAGCTGGAGCTGGAGTCCGGCGACCACCGCTCGGCGCGCGACCGGCTGCGGCCGCTCGTCCAGGCCGACCCGGCCAGCCAGAAGCACGCCGAACTCCTGATCCGCGCCCTGCTCGCCGGCGGTGACCGGGCGGGCGCGCTGCGCGTGTTCACCAGCACCCGCGACGCGCTCGACGGCCTGCGCATGCAGCCCGGGCCCGTGCTGCGCAAGCTGGCCGCGCGCGCCGAACAGGGTGATCCGCCCAGCTCCCTGCCGACCCGGCCGGGCGGGTTCACCGGCCGCGCCGCGGAGCTCGCCGCGATCGAGTCCGCCGCCGCCACCGGGCAGCGCGCGGTCTGGGTCAGCGGTGCCCCGGGCGTCGGCAAGACCGGCCTGGCCGTCGAGTCCGCCCACCAGCTCCGCGACCGGTTCCCCGACGGGCA is a window from the Amycolatopsis sp. NBC_00355 genome containing:
- a CDS encoding amidohydrolase family protein, with the translated sequence MLISDVRPWGGPRSDVELRGDQIAAIRPHAPGVPASVEGRGRLLFPSFSDVHVHLDSTRIGLPFRPHTGGPGVVAMMTNDRDNWRSAEVPLPERVAGTLERMIAHGTTRVRSYAQVDVDCRLEKLDAVLAAREKFAAQAEVQVMAFAQAGILREPGTLDLLDAAMRSGATVIGGIDPCTLDRDPKGHLDAVFALAEKHQAEIDIHLHEPGHLGLFSTDLVIERVRALDMRGKVTMSHAYDLGSISESVSRRVIDDFASLDIAMTTVAPSAAGQLSLLDLVSSGVRIGLGEDGQRDYWSPYGNCDLLDRTWQLAFTRGFRQDAHVELALAVATMGGASIMSHDVPRLAGLEDRPGLAAGDRADLVLVDGETPTSAVMDRGKDRTVLHDGVVVADGLAVLKR
- a CDS encoding GlcG/HbpS family heme-binding protein, translated to MISTRTRTRTRIAAAGLAMVSAATVGAVSASAAPATGLVQTSHLSIAAAQKAGQAALNAATKAGQHVSVAVVDRDGNTVLTLRGDGAGPQSYSSAQQKAFTAVSWNAKTSELAGRLQQTPTLKDIEGTLFLAGAVPVTAGSTPIAAVGVAGAPSGTQDESFAQAGVDALGK
- a CDS encoding sensor histidine kinase codes for the protein MTTADSDARWLAAVMHSAFFLLVLASAVRFLTRHEGTSLAPWVIALTAALVVAYGVGMRKPGLVWLFVVLAFWVVLVVLAPSFAWSAIPLFVTGLRTLPTGPALAVVTVVTALVVVSQNRLADGFDPNLTIVPIAVAVVTAAVITFMRRQTERLRESERRAGVLAERHRVSREIHDALAQGLSSQAMLLQAADQAWARPDLAREHLRSALRVGTGNLSEARRLVQDLAPADLADASLEEALHAVAGRQTRAGLPAEVRVDGTGRPLPERVQSALVRIAQGALANALEHAGAGRAVVTLTYLDDQVVLDVADDGRGFHRTEADPGERGHGLPAMRARARQLGGRLTVESAPGQGTVISAAIPLETAP
- a CDS encoding response regulator transcription factor, with the protein product MSIRVLVCDDHAVVRAGLRALLSGADGIEVVAETASGEEAVATAATVRPDVVLMDLQLGAGIDGIEATRRIHAGPDAPRVLVLTTYDTDADITRAIAAGATGYLLKAGSATELYAAIDAASAGRTAVSPPVADRMMAQLRTPRPSLTDRERDILRQLAQGLGNREIARALFISEATVKTHLSRIYGKLGVDTRAGAVAVAKEQRLLD
- a CDS encoding vWA domain-containing protein, whose product is MGSDVLPCYVACDVSLSMADHIDELNSGLREFRGAVHADASVTGRILCSVVGFGETPHVVQSLLPMDELAELPAPRACAGTNFGPAFRFLREVIDGDVGGLEKHRLQVHRPVVFFLSDGQPTDPVTWPAAFAELTDPAWERRPRVVAFGVGDADEDALGRIGTFRTYLGRDGVRVGTALIASVMHVLSTSRPPAGPTLSRKGDAMETH